A single window of Jaculus jaculus isolate mJacJac1 chromosome 22, mJacJac1.mat.Y.cur, whole genome shotgun sequence DNA harbors:
- the Capza3 gene encoding F-actin-capping protein subunit alpha-3 yields the protein MSLSVLSRKEKERVIQRLLMQAPPGEFVNMFDNLCLLIRDEKLMHQQGECAGHRHCQKYCVPLCLDGNPVLLTHHNVLGDSWYFDCQSKLSFKFDLLQNQLRDIRSHGIIRNETEYLRTVVLCALRLYTSDHYPAGHCNVLRKTLRGREFLLACIEDHSYGAGQCWNGVWVSKWLFQVNPFLTQVSGRIFVQAHFFRCVNLHLEISKDLKESLEVVNQAQLALSFARLVEEQENLFQTAVLDELQELSQETLKRVLRRDLPVTRTLIDWQRIISDLKLVMYPKLGYVIYSRSMLCNWII from the coding sequence ATGTCACTTAGTGTTCTGagcaggaaggagaaggagagggtgaTTCAGCGGCTCTTGATGCAGGCTCCTCCGGGGGAGTTCGTCAACATGTTCGACAACCTGTGTCTGCTGATCCGCGACGAGAAGCTCATGCACCAGCAGGGCGAGTGCGCGGGCCACCGGCACTGCCAGAAGTACTGCGTGCCGCTGTGCCTGGACGGGAACCCGGTCCTGCTCACGCACCACAACGTGCTGGGCGACAGCTGGTACTTCGACTGCCAGAGCAAGCTTTCCTTCAAGTTCGACCTGCTTCAGAACCAGCTGCGGGACATCCGGAGCCACGGCATCATCCGGAACGAGACGGAGTACCTGCGGACGGTGGTGCTGTGCGCCCTGAGGCTGTACACCAGCGACCACTACCCGGCCGGCCACTGCAACGTGCTGCGGAAGACGCTGCGCGGCCGCGAGTTCCTGCTGGCCTGCATCGAAGACCACAGCTACGGCGCCGGCCAGTGCTGGAACGGCGTGTGGGTCTCCAAGTGGCTCTTCCAGGTGAACCCCTTCCTGACGCAGGTCTCCGGCAGGATCTTCGTGCAAGCGCACTTCTTCCGGTGCGTCAACCTGCACCTCGAAATCTCCAAGGACCTGAAGGAGAGCCTGGAGGTCGTTAACCAAGCGCAGCTGGCGCTCAGTTTTGCAAGGCTGGTGGAGGAGCAGGAGAACCTCTTTCAAACGGCCGTCCTGGACGAGCTGCAGGAGCTGTCCCAGGAGACCCTGAAAAGGGTCCTCAGGAGGGACCTGCCCGTGACCCGCACGCTCATCGACTGGCAGAGAATAATCTCGGACTTGAAGCTGGTGATGTACCCCAAGCTAGGATACGTCATTTACTCCAGGAGCATGCTGTGCAACTGGATAATATAA